The Triticum dicoccoides isolate Atlit2015 ecotype Zavitan chromosome 6A, WEW_v2.0, whole genome shotgun sequence genome has a window encoding:
- the LOC119318126 gene encoding uncharacterized protein LOC119318126: MARGYAGRIQACSKAALLGLVLLSMVTWVPHACSCLRAFLFVSLPSAASAIATPKCLFIFSNIIVLFLATESRLSRNGARSPSTGEDDIDAVVRELVAFTHAIKETHAAEEIVKAEQEVSVRMTTQQLDQCEKEEESDVALVNNNVGDDLQEEVMKEEDCEESTELPTEELNRRVEDFIARFNMERQLEARMVVCCC, from the coding sequence ATGGCTAGAGGCTACGCAGGCCGGATCCAGGCCTGCTCCAAAGCCGCTCTTCTTGGTTTGGTCCTCTTATCCATGGTGACCTGGGTACCGCATGCGTGTTCTTGCCTGAGGGCCTTCCTCTTTGTGTCACTTCCTTCTGCTGCTTCAGCGATCGCCACACCCAAGTGCCTCTTCATCTTCTCCAacatcatcgtcctcttcctcgCCACCGAGTCCAGGCTCTCGCGGAACGGTGCTCGATCCCCGAGCACTGGTGAGGATGACATAGATGCTGTGGTCCGTGAGCTTGTGGCTTTTACACATGCAATCAAAGAGACCCATGCTGCAGAAGAGATCgtcaaagcagaacaagaagttaGTGTACGCATGACCACGCAGCAGCTAGATCAATGTGAAAAGGAAGAAGAGAGCGACGTCGCACTGGTTAACAATAATGTTGGTGATGACCTGCAAGAAGAGGTGATGAAGGAAGAAGACTGTGAGGAGTCAACGGAGCTGCCTACTGAGGAGCTGAATAGGAGAGTGGAAGACTTCATTGCAAGATTCAACATGGAGAGGCAGCTCGAGGCAAGGATGGTCGTGTGTTGCTGCTGA